The stretch of DNA AGTCAGGCCTTATCAACCTTTTCCAGATGAGATACTAGAGTCACCAAGGACTTTAGTAAATGAATTGAGGAAAAGAGAGGGTTTATTAGAAAATCTTAAAGCGATTACACATCTCACTTTAAATACCCCCGATAAGAATCTCACTACAAAAGAAGTCTTTATCCTAAAAAAGAATTTGGCCTTGAGGGTGGAAACCATAAACTTTTTTGGACATCCAACGATGTATCTTGTTTCGAACAACAAAGAACTATTAGTCTATTTTCCTTTTGAGGGAAAATTCTTAAGAACAGAGGCAACGCGGAAAAATTTATATAAGTGGACGGGTGTCAACCTGAACCTTTCCCAGATTATGAAGATTCTTTCAGGAACGGTTCCTTTAAGCATTGATACAAAACAAATGAGAGGTATTTATACATCTCGTGAGAAAAGATATATCTTACAGATATATAATAAGGAAGAAGATGTCCTAGAAGAGATATGGATAGAGGCTGACAGGTTCATTCCTGCAAGGTCTCTTCTTTTTAGCCCTGAAGGAGAGGTTCTGTTGGATGTAGAATATCATCATTTTAAAAAAGTTCAGGATTATCTGCTCCCTTTTTCTATCAAGGTAAGTTTTCCAAAAGAGAATACAGATATAAAGATCGTATACAAAAAAGTATACATTAATCAAAAATTGTCAGACGATATTTTTCATTTATTTATTCCAAAAAAGGCAACAGAGATAATATTGAATGAGAGCTCTAAACTCTATGAAAGAGATAGAGATTAAATCACCAGCAAAAATAAATCTCGGTTTAAGGGTCTTGAGAAAAAGGAAAGATGGATATCATGAAATTGAGACCATCTTGCAGATGATAAGCCTTTATGATGATATTTTAATTAGGGAAAGTGATAAAGAAATAAAGGTTTTTTGTGATGACGAAACCCTCAAAGGGAGGAGGAATTTAGCGTACACTGCTGCTAAGGTTATAAAAGAGAAGAGCAAAAGAAAAAGCGGAGTGGACATATTTATAAAAAAGAATATTCCTGTTGGTTCTGGATTAGGGGGGGGGAGCAGTAATGCTGCCTCTGTTATTTTAGGTTTAAATAGGTTGTGGGAATTGGATTATAGTAAAGAAAGGCTTATGGAAATAGCCAAATTTTTGGGATCGGATGTTCCCTTTTTCATCAATGGCCCTGTTGCTATTGCTAGGGGTAGGGGTGAGATTATCAATCCCATTAAAAAAGTAGAAAAGATGCATCTTATCCTTGTTATTCCTCCTCAGCCTATATCCACTGAATGGGCATATAAAAACCTAAATT from Nitrospinota bacterium encodes:
- a CDS encoding DUF4292 domain-containing protein produces the protein MKRRIINRWYILPLFIISLFLLFGCETVIQGVRPYQPFPDEILESPRTLVNELRKREGLLENLKAITHLTLNTPDKNLTTKEVFILKKNLALRVETINFFGHPTMYLVSNNKELLVYFPFEGKFLRTEATRKNLYKWTGVNLNLSQIMKILSGTVPLSIDTKQMRGIYTSREKRYILQIYNKEEDVLEEIWIEADRFIPARSLLFSPEGEVLLDVEYHHFKKVQDYLLPFSIKVSFPKENTDIKIVYKKVYINQKLSDDIFHLFIPKKATEIILNESSKLYERDRD
- the ispE gene encoding 4-(cytidine 5'-diphospho)-2-C-methyl-D-erythritol kinase — translated: MKEIEIKSPAKINLGLRVLRKRKDGYHEIETILQMISLYDDILIRESDKEIKVFCDDETLKGRRNLAYTAAKVIKEKSKRKSGVDIFIKKNIPVGSGLGGGSSNAASVILGLNRLWELDYSKERLMEIAKFLGSDVPFFINGPVAIARGRGEIINPIKKVEKMHLILVIPPQPISTEWAYKNLNLKLTSIPSGSTLYRLNLSKINNIQDYLHNDLEEVVKERLPDISEIKKKLISLGSKGVAMSGSGSSVYGIFEEYDMCLKAYEIMKKERWRIIFTETLTDAREFYH